The following is a genomic window from Capnocytophaga stomatis.
TGAGTCCAAATTCATTTTCAATATTTCTACACACTTTCATTGAGCGGATTTTCTCAAACGAATCCTTGATTTTTTTGCCGTTTTCATCAATGCCAAGCGATACGATATGAATATGTTCTCGTTCAATATCCGAATGTTTATACACCACAAAGGGTTGCTTACCCCATCCCATTTCGTGCATATATTGCTGTGCTACTTTTACAAAAACTTCATCAGACACGGCATCTTTTGGATTGGGATTGAGGGATATGTGCAGAATTGGCTTTTCGGTCTTTTGATTGGCAAACAAATACGGAGCAAAAGAACGGGTAATTTCCGATGTCCCTATGTTTCCATTGACAGGCTGAATGATGTTTTGAGTGTGTAAAATCGTAGCTTCTTGCTTGTCTAATTTGTTATGATTGTACAGAAGCACTCCCAAAAGATTGCCTCCTCGATGTATTTTAGCGACCATTTTTCGTGTTTTTTTCAGTGATATGTTGTTCTAATTGTTGTGAAATAGCCATAATTTCTTTACAGATAGCCACCATTTGAGCGGTTTGTTGTTCGAGTTTAAACAGATAGGCAGCGGCTTTCTTTTCGGAAAAATTGCGATACAAAATCTTTACTATCTGATTGTAATTCACTCCCACCGCCCGAAATTGTCCATAGAGTTCGGTGAGTTTGATATAAAAATCCATTACTGATTTATCGATTTTTACACTTTTGATTTCTTTGGAAAATAATACCGAAGTGATAAAATGAGCTTTGATTTTCATTCCTGATTGTTCGAAAAGAGATAAAAATCGAGTATGTTCTACCTGATTGAAACTGATAGTATACCGGTAAATAGCCTTATCTATTTTAGGAACTATTCCTAATTTTCGTTTTTGAGGTTGTAATTTATTGTCCATATACAATTTTATTAGTAAGTAAAAACCACGACTTTGGAGAGGTTTTCGGCTCCCTGCAAGGGCAAGTGGTTTTGAGATGCGGAAAATATTTTGAGCATCTCAAAACACAACTTGCTCTGTTCGGGTGAACAGAAAATGCTCCCATCGGTCGCATTAAAGTCAGTTTTAAAAAAGAAAGAAAAACCTTCCAAACTCATTGTCTTTTATTTTTGTGCAAAACAACCGAATTTCAATCATTTAGCAGGTATATCATTCCTTGCCATTGAATGCCTTATAATGCCAAAGACTTCCTTATGTAAATACGTGTGTAATTGTGTATGTTTCTTTGTACGCAAATACATATGTATGTAGCTACGTAGCTACGTCCCAACGTACTTACATATGTACATACGTACGTAAACAAATACGATAATACCTATGTGATTATCTGCAAACGTAAATACTTACACACTTACCTGTTTGTTTATATGTGTATATGTGTAAATATTTGGATAAGTACGTATCTACTTACAGAAATACACATATAGATACATACATATACACATATATACTCAATTACTTGATTTTGCATATAAGTACGTAAGTAAACACGTAAATAAGTACACATACAGATACGCACTTATGCAAATCTCTAAGTACATAAAATTGTAAAAACATATAAACATAAACACATAAACATATGAAGACCAAGAACACTAAATTTGTTAGCTTTTCCACTCAAAAAGGAGGGGTAGGAAAAACCACTTTTACCATACTTGTAGCGAGTTTATTACACTATCGAATGGGATACAATGTAGTCGTTTTGGATTGCGATTATCCGCAGTATAGCCTGAGTCGTATGCGAGAGCAAGACCTCAAAACGGTAATGCAAAACGAACACTTTAAACATATCGCCCACAAGCAATTCAGTCAAATCAACAAAAAAGCCTATCCGATTATTACCTGTAAACCCAATGAGGCCGTTGAAAAGGCACAATCTTTTCTTGCTGAAAATCCTTTTCAGATAGATGTGGTATTGTTTGATATGCCCGGTACGGTAAATACGGCAGGGGTGCTGACAGTGCTTTCACAGATGCACCATATTTTTTCACCCATCACTGCCGACAGGGTGGTCATTGAAAGTACACTGAGCTTTACCGAAGTCCTTTCCAACATTATCGCTAAAAATACCCAAAGTGCCATTGAAAGTGTACATCTGTTTTGGAATCAGGTCGATGGTAGGGAAAAATCGCCTTTGTATAAAATTTACGAAAAGGTAATTGCCGATTTGAACTTACCTCTGATGAATGCCTATATCTCTGATAGTAAGCGTTTTCGTAAAGACGGGACAGACAATCAAAAATGGGCGTTTCGTTCTACTTTATTACCTGCCGATGAACGATTGATGAAAGGTTGTCATTTAGACGATTTTATAACGGAATTCATTCAAATCGTTTCTCTATAAATCAATAATTTACAATAAAATACACTATTTATTATGAAAGAAAAGAACCCCCTTATCAATGAAAACGAGCTGATGGAACTGATGGCAGGGACTTCTTCGGATGTTGATGCTTTTTCAAAAAACAAAGAGAAAAATCCTCAAACGACAAACAAAAAACCTGCTTCCAAAAAAGAATCGCCTCGAAGGGTAAAATCCGATAATCTTTCGTATGAAACCCTATTTTTTAAGCAGGGGGATACATCGGC
Proteins encoded in this region:
- the mobA gene encoding conjugal transfer protein MobA; this translates as MDNKLQPQKRKLGIVPKIDKAIYRYTISFNQVEHTRFLSLFEQSGMKIKAHFITSVLFSKEIKSVKIDKSVMDFYIKLTELYGQFRAVGVNYNQIVKILYRNFSEKKAAAYLFKLEQQTAQMVAICKEIMAISQQLEQHITEKNTKNGR
- a CDS encoding ParA family protein codes for the protein MKTKNTKFVSFSTQKGGVGKTTFTILVASLLHYRMGYNVVVLDCDYPQYSLSRMREQDLKTVMQNEHFKHIAHKQFSQINKKAYPIITCKPNEAVEKAQSFLAENPFQIDVVLFDMPGTVNTAGVLTVLSQMHHIFSPITADRVVIESTLSFTEVLSNIIAKNTQSAIESVHLFWNQVDGREKSPLYKIYEKVIADLNLPLMNAYISDSKRFRKDGTDNQKWAFRSTLLPADERLMKGCHLDDFITEFIQIVSL
- a CDS encoding DUF3408 domain-containing protein, with the protein product MMKEKNPLINENELMELMAGTSSDVDAFSKNKEKNPQTTNKKPASKKESPRRVKSDNLSYETLFFKQGDTSARDGKSVYIRSEYHQRIARIVQVIGEDKISIYTYLDNVLKAHFEQYKQEITESFQEKYKPIF